From the genome of Triticum aestivum cultivar Chinese Spring chromosome 3B, IWGSC CS RefSeq v2.1, whole genome shotgun sequence, one region includes:
- the LOC123065277 gene encoding uncharacterized protein has protein sequence MTPPFLAASGPDDYAFVRCASGCDSWAPHHVRLDGDSYRLCSSCVLLSNPEAYCSACLLLLFPGAYAASSREARVDFSPGPTAACSNCGVFVAHLSCIPDPYSFICPPCAAAVDNVPFSYDLAGVGRSARVLLTAALLSHESALHDAAAAREKAERSLQEAAAARRLARDMLDAAFRAAEAEAYRDAKEQATPSAPAVVHLKKKTPNTNGHKRKTPKSNDANREKDKLLKFNDMQQPALAFAAAAAAAASSMPSPSPMQSSRLNQSQVKQEAMPLPMPSSTLDRGGSADRAAKDDYRALFGTLQ, from the exons ATGACGCCTCCCTTCCTCGCCGCCTCAGGCCCCGACGACTACGCGTTCGTCCGCTGCGCCTCCGGCTGCGACTCCTGGGCCCCCCACCACGTCCGCCTCGACGGCGACTCGTATCGCCTCTGCTCCTCCTGCGTCCTCCTCTCCAACCCCGAGGCCTACTGCtccgcctgcctcctcctcctctttcccggCGCCTACGCCGCCTCCTCCCGTGAAGCCCGCGTCGACTTCTCGCCAGGCCCCACCGCCGCCTGCTCCAACTGCGGCGTCTTCGTCGCCCACCTCTCCTGCATCCCGGACCCGTACTCCTTCATCTgcccgccgtgcgccgccgccgtcgacaACGTGCCCTTCTCGTACGATCTCGCGGGAGTGGGGCGCTCCGCGCGCGTCCTCCTCACCGCGGCGCTGCTTTCGCACGAGTCCGCCTTGCAcgacgccgccgcggcccgcgagaAGGCGGAGCGTAGCCTACAGGAGGCTGCGGCCGCCCGGAGGCTAGCGCGCGACATGCTAGACGCCGCGTTTCGCGCCGCAGAGGCGGAGGCCTACAGGGACGCCAAGGAGCAGGCCACGCCGTCCGCGCCCGCAGTCGTGCATCTCAAGAAGAAGACGCCTAATACCAACGGGCACAAGAGGAAGACCCCCAAGAGCAACGATGCCAACAGGGAGAAGGACAAGCTGCTCAAGTTCAACGACATGCAGCAGCCGGCGCTGGCCTTtgccgcagcggcggcggccgcAGCCAGCTCAATGCCATCGCCATCGCCGATGCAATCATCAAGACTGAACCAGAGTCAAGTGAAACAGGAGGCCATGCCATTGCCGATGCCCTCATCGACATTGGACCGCGGAG GTTCAGCAGACAGAGCGGCGAAAGATGATTACAGGGCACTCTTCGGCACCTTGCAATAG
- the LOC123065278 gene encoding uncharacterized protein gives MQEFINNVNAVVRNCHGKLIEEFNIKFQFDSMFVDHLNDWVNFAVSPQIRKIAFYLCPVNLGVLDPDHYIFPFHLLDSESISRLECIQLSFVSLGPPSEFSGFPSLRKLDLEFVDITRTDLEVILSNCCYLKWLSLVRCYVKDELKLDRPLSNLRHLAVVWCDITRIELPILKLDTFVYHGHIVPIVINRDSMLENAQLWLFKANFDDAVSVVLNGIPRVQNLTLQILKLGIEMQPLLNSTCMFSHLRCLQLLLGITLVDINKLPRVVSILRAAPSIEKLEIHFSGGSHLCLGDKGTVDKPQYLEHCEYNYLKSVHMTGYKGAEGQLEFLVHVVEKAPALEALTVDTALVLHDDAYVQHFCGKNGCSNRAALHARSCLGAILSPNVKFCVM, from the exons ATGCAGGAATTCATCAATAATGTTAACGCGGTAGTGAGAAATTGCCATGGCAAGTTGATTGAAGAATTCAATATAAAATTTCAGTTTGACAGCATGTTCGTTGATCATCTGAATGATTGGGTTAATTTTGCGGTATCACCGCAGATAAGGAAGATAGCTTTCTACTTATGTCCAGTTAACCTGGGGGTTTTGGATCCTGATCATTACATATTTCCATTTCACCTCTTGGATAGTGAAAGCATATCACGTCTAGAGTGCATTCAACTTAGCTTTGTATCTTTGGGACCACCATCGGAATTCAGTGGTTTCCCAAGCTTAAGAAAGCTTGACCTAGAATTCGTGGATATCACTAGAACGGATCTTGAAGTTATATTGTCCAATTGCTGTTATCTTAAATGGTTAAGCCTAGTCAGATGCTATGTGAAGGACGAGCTAAAGTTGGATCGTCCGTTGTCCAACCTTCGACACCTAGCAGTTGTATGGTGTGACATAACCAGGATAGAACTTCCAATTCTGAAACTGGATACATTTGTATATCATGGACACATTGTTCCAATTGTTATAAATCGAGATTCCATGTTGGAAAATGCACAACTATGGCTCTTCAAGGCAAATTTCGATGATGCTGTCAGTGTAGTTCTCAATGGTATTCCGAGGGTGCAAAATCTGACGCTACAAATTTTGAAACTGGGAATAGAG ATGCAACCACTGTTGAATAGCACATGCATGTTTTCCCATCTTAGGTGCTTACAGTTGTTATTGGGTATAACACTTGTAGATATAAACAAACTTCCCCGTGTAGTTTCCATTCTGAGAGCAGCTCCATCAATTGAGAAGTTAGAGATCCAT TTTTCCGGTGGTAGTCATCTTTGTTTAGGGGACAAGGGTACTGTGGACAAGCCACAGTACCTTGAGCACTGTGAATATAATTATCTGAAGAGTGTGCATATGACAGGATATAAAGGGGCAGAAGGTCAACTTGAATTTCTTGTGCATGTTGTGGAAAAGGCCCCTGCGCTGGAGGCATTAACTGTGGACACAGCTCTAGTGCTTCACGATGATGCTTATGTACAACATTTTTGCGGAAAAAATGGATGCTCCAACCGCGCTGCCCTGCACGCTAGATCTTGTCTGGGTGCAATACTTTCACCAAACGTGAAGTTTTGTGTTATGTAG